One window from the genome of Blastopirellula retiformator encodes:
- a CDS encoding chemotaxis protein CheB — translation MNEQDASSSPGELLQRDKKSFYVVGVGASAGGLEALERLFDNMPVDSNMAFVVVQHLSPDFKSLMDELLARRTKIPIHRVEDGMEIEANAIYLIPPKKNMELAAGKLQLIDQNLGSLNLPIDIFFRSLAKDAKERAIAVVLSGTGSDGSRGIQDVHEAGGLVVVQSIQSAGFDGMPRSALGTGLADVVCPPDSIASRILEYIQSPSSFVDQAGQDEELSESGELATIFRLFRNQYGIDFSMYKPTTIVRRIERRVKLSRCSSLAEYSQLVEGDSRELDVLYRDLLVEVTQFFRDLDAFQLLRNNIFPRLVERAADTGELRIWVPGCATGEEAYSLAMLATECIERQGVDVDLKLFASDVHQTSMETASSGVYSSASVSRMPIEFRDKYFTRIGDLYHISAELRQKVIFAPHDITKDPPFTRIDLISCRNVLIYFNQEVQKRVLSLFHFGLSVGGILFLGPSESIGDLDKEFEPVDRQWRVYRKLRNVRLTETGPIPPQPALNRVVFNRPSYVATQTRTDKSWLVPEVYDHLLAKYVPPSLLINQHLELVHSFGDSRRLLVQPEGKATLDVLRMVEGDLRTAMNAALHKASTTGTTIMFEGVRVNTTTGERLYRLVAEPYNKSAEKMFLVTLELMQDLPVIDETVAVPFDSADQSAQRIVSLERELDYTKETLQATVEELETSNEELQSANEELVASNEELQSTNEELHGVNEELFTVNSEHQKKITELSQLTEDMDHLLKSTRIGTVFLDNDLKIRKFTAEAKEVFHILDQDIGRPISHIAHNLVDVEPIEDVRQVLETQQPIERAVESRTKGSYLMRVLPYQGIRGLAGVVLTLIDATSILAIHRRLEDPEL, via the coding sequence ATGAATGAGCAAGACGCATCGAGTTCGCCGGGAGAACTTCTCCAACGCGACAAGAAATCCTTTTATGTCGTCGGCGTCGGCGCATCGGCCGGCGGGCTAGAGGCGCTGGAGCGGCTGTTTGACAACATGCCGGTCGACAGCAACATGGCGTTCGTCGTCGTCCAACATCTATCGCCCGACTTCAAGAGTCTGATGGACGAGCTGCTGGCCCGCCGCACCAAGATTCCGATCCACCGAGTTGAAGACGGCATGGAGATCGAGGCCAATGCGATCTACTTGATTCCGCCGAAGAAGAACATGGAACTCGCCGCAGGGAAGCTTCAGCTAATCGATCAAAACCTGGGAAGTTTGAACCTGCCGATCGACATCTTCTTTCGTTCGCTGGCCAAAGACGCCAAAGAGCGTGCGATCGCCGTGGTCCTGTCGGGGACCGGCAGCGACGGTTCGCGGGGGATTCAGGACGTGCATGAGGCCGGCGGGCTGGTCGTCGTGCAATCGATCCAGTCGGCCGGGTTTGACGGGATGCCGCGCAGTGCGCTAGGCACCGGATTGGCTGACGTCGTTTGCCCGCCCGATAGTATCGCGAGTCGGATTTTGGAGTATATCCAAAGTCCCTCGTCGTTCGTCGATCAAGCGGGGCAAGATGAGGAGCTGTCCGAGTCGGGCGAACTGGCGACGATCTTCCGGCTGTTTCGGAATCAATACGGGATCGACTTCAGCATGTACAAGCCGACAACGATCGTCCGTCGAATTGAGCGGCGGGTGAAGTTGTCGCGCTGCTCGTCGCTGGCCGAATATTCGCAGTTGGTGGAGGGAGACTCGCGCGAGCTGGACGTGCTGTATCGCGATCTATTGGTCGAAGTGACCCAATTCTTTCGCGATCTCGACGCGTTTCAGCTGTTGCGTAATAACATCTTTCCGCGACTGGTTGAGCGAGCCGCCGATACCGGCGAACTGCGGATTTGGGTACCCGGCTGCGCGACCGGTGAAGAGGCCTATTCGTTGGCGATGTTGGCGACCGAGTGTATCGAACGACAAGGGGTCGACGTCGATCTCAAACTATTCGCCTCGGATGTTCACCAGACTTCAATGGAGACGGCCAGTTCCGGCGTCTATTCTTCGGCCAGCGTTTCGCGAATGCCGATCGAGTTCCGCGACAAGTACTTTACGCGAATCGGCGATCTGTACCATATTTCGGCGGAGCTGCGGCAAAAGGTGATTTTCGCGCCGCATGACATCACCAAGGATCCTCCCTTTACCCGAATCGATCTGATTAGCTGCCGCAACGTGCTGATCTACTTCAACCAGGAAGTGCAAAAGCGCGTCCTCTCGCTGTTCCACTTCGGGCTCAGCGTGGGCGGCATCTTGTTTTTGGGACCGAGCGAGAGCATTGGCGATCTGGACAAAGAGTTTGAGCCAGTGGATCGTCAGTGGCGGGTTTATCGCAAGCTGCGAAACGTGCGCCTGACGGAAACGGGGCCAATCCCACCGCAACCGGCGCTCAATCGCGTCGTGTTCAACCGCCCCTCGTATGTGGCGACGCAGACGAGAACGGACAAGTCGTGGCTCGTTCCCGAAGTCTACGACCACCTGCTCGCCAAATATGTCCCGCCCAGTCTGTTGATCAATCAGCACCTGGAACTGGTCCATTCGTTTGGCGACTCGCGGCGACTGTTGGTGCAGCCCGAAGGGAAGGCGACTCTGGACGTCTTACGGATGGTTGAAGGGGACTTGCGGACGGCGATGAACGCCGCGCTGCATAAGGCCTCAACGACCGGCACGACCATCATGTTTGAAGGGGTTCGAGTCAATACGACGACCGGAGAGCGACTCTATCGGCTGGTTGCCGAACCTTACAACAAAAGTGCGGAGAAAATGTTTCTCGTCACGCTGGAGCTAATGCAAGACCTCCCGGTGATCGATGAGACGGTCGCCGTTCCTTTTGATTCGGCCGACCAATCGGCGCAGCGGATCGTCTCGCTGGAGCGTGAACTCGACTATACGAAGGAAACCTTGCAGGCGACCGTCGAAGAGCTGGAGACGAGCAACGAGGAACTGCAATCGGCCAACGAAGAGCTGGTCGCGTCAAACGAAGAGCTGCAAAGCACCAACGAAGAACTGCATGGCGTGAACGAAGAGCTGTTCACCGTCAATTCGGAGCATCAGAAGAAGATCACCGAGCTGTCGCAGCTGACCGAAGATATGGATCACTTGCTCAAGAGCACGAGGATTGGGACGGTATTCCTGGATAACGACTTGAAGATCCGCAAGTTTACGGCCGAGGCGAAAGAGGTGTTCCACATTCTCGATCAGGACATTGGACGCCCGATCAGTCATATCGCCCATAACCTGGTCGATGTCGAGCCGATCGAAGACGTGCGGCAGGTCTTAGAAACGCAACAGCCGATCGAACGAGCTGTCGAATCGCGCACAAAAGGGAGCTACTTAATGCGCGTTCTGCCCTATCAAGGAATTCGGGGCTTGGCTGGCGTCGTCCTGACGCTCATTGATGCGACCTCGATTCTGGCGATCCATCGCCGACTTGAGGATCCAGAGCTTTGA